Proteins encoded together in one Lathyrus oleraceus cultivar Zhongwan6 chromosome 5, CAAS_Psat_ZW6_1.0, whole genome shotgun sequence window:
- the LOC127078816 gene encoding transcription factor MYB10, with product MASSSLQQEKCNHGDDTRNIVLKKGTWSNEEDQLLREYVIKYGAGKWDSVRKKTELARDGKSCRLRWLNHLNPILKKCSFNEEEGRKLIHLYNELGPKWSQMISQFPGRTDNELKNFINSKKRSLKNSRKHLIPENINHVDELNNNVGEISNQQNNVSQEEEMEFDHQEDILHGNYLLDQIYDDKNINNFQQFSTLADDSSMLYNNEESTCFNNHVVPTLDDRFPRLPECSYFQDMEDIVPSFSSSNMFFDQDLPPYNVDMDYQLPQEMFSDQYLQNPDLSSNMFFDQDLPPIPQYYPYNIDMDYQLPQEMHSDQYLQNPILSYEEPQYEILEPWLLSECVPLW from the exons ATGGCATCTTCATCTTTGCAACAAGAAAAATGCAATCATGGTGATGATACTAGAAATATTGTGCTAAAAAAAGGAACATGGTCAAATGAAGAGGATCAATTATTAAGAGAATATGTGATCAAATATGGAGCTGGAAAGTGGGATTCTGTACGAAAGAAAACAGAGCTTGCTCGAGATGGAAAAAGTTGTCGTTTAAGATGGTTAAATCATCTAAATCCAATTTTAAAAAAGTGTTCGTTCAATGAAGAAGAAGGGAGAAAACTTATTCATCTCTATAATGAGTTAGGACCCAAATGGTCTCAAATGATTTCACAG TTTCCTGGAAGAACCGATAACGAGTTAAAGAATTTTATTAATTCCAAAAAAAGGAGTTTAAAAAACTCTAGAAAGCACCTCATTCCAGAAAACATAAACCATGTTGATGAGTTGAATAACAATGTTGGAGAAATTAGTAACCAACAAAATAATGTCTCCcaagaagaagaaatggaattTGATCATCAAGAAGATATTCTACATGGTAACTatcttcttgatcaaatttatgATGACAAAAATATCAATAACTTTCAACAATTTTCAACGTTGGCTGATGATTCAAGTATGCTCTACAATAATGAGGAAAGTACTTGTTTCAACAATCATGTTGTCCCAACATTGGATGATAG GTTTCCTAGACTCCCAGAATGTTCATACTTTCAAGATATGGAAGATATAGTTCCATCATTTTCATCAAGTAATATGTTTTTTGATCAAGATCTTCCTCCATATAATGTAGACATGGATTATCAACTTCCACAAGAAATGTTTTCTGACCAATATCTTCAAAATCCAGATCTATCATCTAATATGTTTTTTGATCAAGATCTTCCTCCAATTCCACAATATTATCCATACAATATAGATATGGATTATCAACTTCCACAAGAAATGCATTCTGACCAATATCTTCAAAATCCAATTCTATCATATGAGGAGCCTCAATATGAGATCTTAGAACCTTGGTTGCTATCTGAATGTGTTCCTCTTTGGTGA
- the LOC127085795 gene encoding DDB1- and CUL4-associated factor homolog 1, which translates to MDNQANQNQVQPPRDEEEEEEDPSKMEDEELIAKVNTLMDKITSSPDNPKPNVLHALASILETQETRYMEDNSHSSSTNARAAHNIGRLGGIIRENDDFFELISLKFLSETGYSTAVRAAAVRLILCCSLTWIYPHVFEEPVLENLKNWATDDRAEEQNLKPDLGIKEASDSEMLKAYSTGLLAVCLVGGGQIVEDVLTSGLSAKLMRYLRVRVLGESSGSQKDISHLSENKHSSGNTPVRGRDDGRGRFRQLLEMSHLGDTRINEEGSLDDQGPEQAQDRTVSGQACQEDPWIDDEPSDGLSKSADVGEVDSDGEDRWRCRDIRDGRIKYGEHEDNGRDESSRRRTNRGWGRSRGKGRANEGLVESEPILSSAGSASRLGQGRSGRDRSSLKNTDVKRVPDSKKALTSTVSEAFISEREDNDACFQECFIGSKDISDLVRKAVQAAEAEARSDNAPEEAVKAAGDAAADLVKTAALEEYKSTNNEEVAFLAASRAASTVIDAASAVEVSRKSVCISTETENVSGRETESSEDVEDYFIPDIQILTQLREKYCIQCLALLGEYVEVLGPVLHEKGVDVCLGLLQQSSKHQDPSKVAFLLPDVMKLICALAAHRKFAALFVDRGGMQKLLAVPRMAQTFFGLSSCLFTIGSLQGIMERVCALPSDVIYHVVELALQLIECNQDLARKNAALFFSAAFVFRAVLDAFDSQDGLQKLLGLLNDAISIRSGVTSGALGSSNSGLLRNDRTSSAEVLTSSEKQVAYHTCVALRQYFRAHLLLLIDSIRPNKSNRSAARNIPSTRAAYKPLDISNEAMDAVFLQLQKDRKLGPAFVRTGWREVEKFLASNGHITMLELCQAPTVERYLHDLLQYALGVLQIVTLVPSSRKMIVNATLSTNRSGIYVILDAANISNSHVDPEIIQSALNVLINLVCPPPSISNKPPVVSQGQQFASSQTSNGALSEARDRYADRSAQVSSHVDHRERNGESSAIDRGNAAALIPQSVNNTPQTPVPSASSGLVGDRRITLGAGARCAGLATQLEQGYHQAREAVCSSNGIKVLIQIISSRVYSSPAALDCLRALACRVLLGLARDDNIAHTLTKLQVGKKVSDIIRDSGSTTLGTEQGRWQAELSQAAIELIGIVANLGRASTLVASDAATPTLRRIERAAIAAATPITYPSSELLLLIHEHLQASGLGQTASLLLKEAQLTPLSSLLAPSSLAQQPSTQEASSTQVQWPSGRTPSGFLTSKLKSNSKNEDACLKSDAISAKKKSLTFSSSFGSHTRHQVIDSRQSSARKLLRTGKDSSETCISENPSESSVKPNSETGPQFKTPITLPSKRKLSDLKDIPMLSSSGKRLNVGDPGLRSPISSSVVRKSSLHTDAVGLFTPTSNLRSHHGRCTADYVDENQHCISSLTTPSSQVVNDLQPNNLERVTLDNLVVQYLKHQHRQCPAPITTLPPISLLHPHVCPEPKRSLDAPSNVTARLGTREFKFMYGGVHGNRRDRQFVFSRFRPWRTYRDDAGALFTCITFVGDSSHIAVGSHTGELKFFDSNNSNVVESFTGHQSPLTLVQSFVSGETQLLLSSCSQEVKLWDATSILGGPTRSFEGCKAARFSNSGNAFAALSSESTGREILLYDIESYQLKEKLSDTSTISTGRGHVYSLIHFSPADSMLLWNGVLWDPRVSTPVHRFDQFTDYGGGGFHPAGNEVIINSEVWDLRKFRLLRSVASLDQTSITFNARGDVMYAMLRRNLEDVMSAMHARRVKHPLFSAFRTLDAINYSDIATTPVDRCVLDFATEPTDSFIGLITMDDQGEMYSSARSYEIGRRRPTDDDSDPDDAESEEEDEDEDDDDEDPLLGPGFGGESDSDADDMSNDDDSVSDPDDDDDEDGGFIMNDVDFDGEADMLDMVSDGDEEDDDSQGLSESSDDYDFGY; encoded by the exons ATACATGGAAGATAATAGTCATTCTTCATCTACCAATGCCCGTGCTGCTCATAACATTGGGCGTCTTGGGGGTATAATTCGG GAAAACGATGATTTCTTTGAGTTAATATCTTTGAAGTTTCTGTCAGAAACTGGATACTCAACTGCTGTTCGAGCTGCTGCTGTCAGACTTATCTTGTGCTGTTCTCTAACTTGGATT TATCCTCATGTTTTTGAAGAACCGGTTCTCGAGAACTTAAAAAATTGGGCGACTGATGATAGGGCCGAGGAGCAAAATCTGAAACCTGATCTGGGGATAAAGGAGGCCTCAGATTCTGAAATGTTGAAAGCATATTCTACTGGGCTCCTTGCCGTGTGTTTGGTCGG CGGAGGTCAAATAGTGGAAGATGTATTAACATCTGGCTTGTCAGCTAAGCTGATGCGTTATCTTCGAGTGCGTGTGCTGGGTGAGTCAAGTGGCAGCCAGAAAGATATTAGTCATTTATCCGAAAACAAACATTCATCTGGGAATACTCCAGTAAGAGGTAGAGATGATGGTCGTGGAAGGTTTCGCCAGCTCCTGGAAATGAGTCATTTAGGTGATACAAGGATTAATGAAGAGGGATCGTTAGATGACCAAGGTCCTGAACAGGCTCAGGATAGAACTGTTAGTGGACAGGCTTGCCAAGAAGATCCCTGGATAGATGATGAACCATCTGATGGACTCAGCAAAAGTGCTGATGTTGGTGAGGTGGATTCTGATGGGGAGGATAGATGGCGTTGTAGAGATATCCGTGATGGCAGGATAAAATATGGCGAGCATGAAGACAATGGTAGGGACGAATCTTCAAGGCGGCGTACTAACCGTGGATGGGGAAGATCAAGGGGGAAAGGAAGGGCCAATGAAGGGCTGGTAGAAAGTGAACCCATTTTGTCATCTGCTGGGTCTGCCAGTCGATTAGGGCAGGGGCGGAGTGGTAGAGATAGGAGTTCTTTGAAGAACACTGATGTTAAACGGGTACCTGATTCTAAAAAGGCTCTTACCAGTACCGTTTCCGAAGCTTTCATCTCCGAAAGAGAGGATAATGATGCTTGTTTCCAAGAGTGCTTTATTGGAAGTAAAGATATCTCTGATCTTGTTCGAAAAGCAGTCCAAGCCGCTGAGGCTGAAGCTAGATCAGACAATGCCCCTGAAGAAGCTGTCAAAGCAGCTGGTGATGCTGCTGCCGACCTTGTTAAAACTGCAGCTTTAGAG GAATACAAATCCACCAACAATGAAGAGGTAGCTTTTTTGGCTGCATCTAGAGCTGCATCAACGGTTATCGATGCTGCATCTGCTGTTGAAGTTTCAAG GAAATCTGTATGCATTAGTACAGAGACAGAGAATGTTAGTGGCAGAGAAACAGAATCTAGTGAGGATGTTGAAGATTATTTCATCCCAGACATTCAAATACTTACACAATTGAGGGAAAAATACTGCATTCAGTGTCTTGCGTTACTTGGAGAATATGTAGAAGTTCTTGGACCTGTATTGCACGAGAAGGGGGTTGATGTTTGTCTTGGACTTTTGCAGCAAAGTTCTAAACATCAGGATCCATCGAAGGTTGCTTTCCTGTTACCCGATGTCATGAAGCTGATATGTGCTTTAGCTGCCCATAGGAAATTTGCTGCACTATTTGTGGACCGTGGAGGAATGCAAAAGCTGCTTGCTGTACCTAGAATGGCTCAAACATTCTTTGGCCTTTCTTCTTGTCTATTTACTATTGGTTCCCTTCAG GGGATAATGGAACGAGTTTGTGCTCTTCCTTCTGATGTCATTTATCACGTAGTTGAGTTGGCTCTCCAACTCATTGAGTGTAATCAAGATCTTGCCCGGAAGAATGCAGCATTGTTTTTTTCTGCCGCATTTGTATTCAGAGCAGTACTCGATGCTTTCGACTCTCAGGATGGCTTACAGAAATTACTAGGCCTTCTCAATGATGCTATTTCCATAAGATCAGGAGTAACTTCTGGAGCCTTGGGCTCGTCTAACTCAGGGTTACTTCGAAATGACAGAACGTCATCTGCAGAAGTGCTGACATCATCTGAGAAGCAGGTAGCCTATCACACTTGTGTTGCTCTGCGGCAATATTTCAGAGCACACCTCCTATTATTAATAGATTCTATTCGTCCAAACAAAAGCAATCGCAGTGCTGCTAGAAATATTCCCAGTACAAGGGCTGCTTACAAGCCACTTGATATTAGTAATGAGGCAATGGATGCAGTATTCCTACAATTACAAAAAGATCGGAAGCTAGGTCCTGCATTTGTGAGAACAGGTTGGCGGGAAGTCGAAAAGTTCTTGGCATCTAATGGGCATATTACTATGTTGGAATTGTGTCAG GCCCCAACTGTGGAACGATATCTACATGATTTGCTACAGTATGCATTGGGGGTTTTGCAAATTGTTACATTAGTACCTAGCAGTCGAAAGATGATTGTAAATGCAACATTAAGCACCAACCGTTCTGGTATTTATGTAATTTTGGATGCAGCAAATATTAGCAATAGTCATGTGGACCCCGAG ATAATTCAATCAGCATTAAATGTTTTAATCAACCTTGTTTGCCCTCCTCCTTCAATCAGCAATAAACCACCTGTAGTGTCACAAGGCCAGCAGTTTGCGTCTTCCCAAACCTCTAATGGTGCTCTGTCAGAGGCTAGAGATAGATATGCCGACCGATCTGCTCAAGTCTCCAGCCATGTTGATCATAGGGAGAGGAATGGGGAGTCCAGTGCTATAGATCGTGGCAATGCTGCAGCACTTATTCCACAATCTGTGAATAATACTCCCCAAACTCCCGTTCCCTCTGCAAGCTCAGGCTTGGTTGGTGATCGAAGAATAACTCTGGGTGCAGGAGCACGCTGTGCCGGCCTTGCTACACAGCTGGAACAAGGATATCACCAGGCAAGAGAGGCTGTCTGTTCTAGTAATGGTATAAAGGTTCTTATACAAATCATCTCTTCACGTGTATATTCATCTCCTGCTGCTCTGGACTGCCTTCGTGCTCTAGCTTGTCGAGTTCTGCTTGGATTAGCCAGAGATGACAATATTGCACATACATTGACAAAACTTCAG GTCGGGAAAAAAGTGTCTGACATAATTCGAGATTCAGGTAGCACAACACTCGGAACAGAACAGGGTAGGTGGCAAGCTGAACTATCCCAGGCTGCAATTGAGCTAATTGGG ATTGTAGCTAATTTAGGACGTGCAAGCACATTAGTTGCTAGTGATGCAGCTACTCCTACATTAAGGCGCATTGAAAGAGCTGCTATAGCTGCTGCCACTCCTATTACTTACCCTTCAAG TGAACTCTTGCTCTTAATTCATGAACATTTACAGGCATCTGGATTGGGGCAAACTGCTTCTTTATTGCTTAAAGAGGCTCAGTTAACTCCTTTGTCATCATTACTTGCTCCATCTTCTCTAGCACAACAACCCTCAACACAGGAAGCTTCTTCAACACAGGTTCAGTGGCCTTCTGGTCGTACTCCTAGTGGATTTCTTACTAGCAAATTAAAGTCTAATTCAAAGAATGAAGACGCTTGCTTGAAAAGTGACGCCATCTCTGCAAAGAAAAAGTCACTAACTTTCTCATCGTCTTTTGGTTCCCATACAAGACACCAAGTTATTGACTCTCGGCAATCATCAGCCAGAAAATTGTTACGCACTGGGAAAGACTCTTCAGAAACTTGTATATCAGAGAATCCATCTGAATCTTCAGTGAAACCTAACTCTGAAACTGGACCTCAGTTCAAGACTCCAATCACCTTGCCGTCCAAACGGAAGTTATCGGATTTAAAGGATATACCAATGTTATCATCATCTGGCAAGCGACTAAATGTTGGGGATCCGGGACTTCGCTCTCCTATTTCCTCGAGTGTAGTTCGTAAAAGCAGCCTGCATACTGATGCTGTTGGGCTTTTCACTCCAACTAGTAATTTAAGGAGTCATCATGGCCGATGTACAGCTGACTATGTGGATGAGAACCAGCACTGCATCTCTAGTCTGACGACACCTTCCTCCCAAGTAGTAAATGACCTCCAGCCCAACAACCTTGAGCGCGTGACACTAGATAATCTTGTGGTACAGTATCTGAAACATCAGCATCGCCAATGTCCAGCCCCCATTACTACCCTTCCCCCAATATCTCTTCTGCACCCACATGTTTGTCCTGAACCTAAGCGAAGCCTCGATGCCCCCTCTAATGTGACTGCTCGCCTTGGTACCCGTGAATTTAAGTTTATGTATGGTGGAGTACATGGTAATCGCAGGGATCGTCAATTTGTTTTCAGCCGGTTTAGGCCATGGCGCACTTATCGGGATGATGCCGGTGCATTATTTACTTGCATTACATTTGTTGGAGACTCTTCTCATATTGCCGTGGGTAGCCATACTGGAGAACTCAAATTTTTTGATTCCAACAACAGTAACGTGGTAGAGAGCTTCACAGGTCACCAGTCTCCGTTGACCCTAGTTCAGTCTTTTGTGTCTGGTGAGACCCAATTGTTGCTTTCTTCATGCTCTCAAGAGGTTAAGCTGTGGGATGCAACATCGATATTAGGTGGTCCCACCCGATCATTTGAAGGCTGTAAGGCTGCACGGTTTAGTAACTCTGGGAATGCTTTTGCTGCCCTGTCATCAGAATCTACCGGACGGGAAATCCTTTTATATGATATTGAAAGTTATCAGTTAAAAGAGAAGTTGTCTGATACATCAACTATTTCTACAGGGCGGGGTCATGTTTATTCTTTAATCCACTTTAGCCCCGCCGATTCAATGCTGCTTTGGAATGGTGTCCTATGGGACCCGCGAGTGTCTACGCCTGTTCATCGCTTTGATCAGTTCACAGATTATGGAGGTGGAGGTTTTCATCCTGCTGGAAATGAG GTTATTATAAACTCTGAAGTCTGGGATCTCCGCAAATTCAGACTTCTGCGTAGTGTGGCTTCATTAGATCAGACATCAATAACATTCAATGCCCGTGGTGATGTTATGTATGCAATGTTAAGGAGAAATCTCGAGGATGTAATGTCAGCAATGCATGCACGTCGTGTCAAGCACCCACTGTTTTCAGCTTTTCGCACATTGGATGCAATAAATTATTCTGACATTGCTACCACACCTGTGGATCGCTGTGTTCTTGATTTTGCAACCGAGCCAACCGATTCATTTATTGGTTTGATTACCATGGATGATCAAGGTGAGATGTATTCATCAGCCAGATCATATGAAATTGGTCGTCGGAGGCCAACTGATGATGATTCTGATCCTGATGATGCCGAAAGCGAGGAGGAAGATGAAGATGAGGACGATGATGATGAAGATCCTCTTTTAGGCCCTGGCTTTGGCGGGGAAAGCGACAGTGATGCTGATGACATGAGCAATGATGATGATAGTGTAAGTGATCccgatgatgatgatgatgaagatggaGGTTTCATAATGAATGATGTAGACTTTGATGGAGAAGCAGACATGTTAGATATGGTATCGGATGGTGACGAGGAAGATGATGACAGTCAAGGACTTTCAGAGAGTAGTGACGATTATGACTTTGGTTATTAA